One stretch of Chitinophaga pendula DNA includes these proteins:
- a CDS encoding MutS-related protein, which translates to MSFIADKQTLDDLSLLGKYNPHSVFSLFNKVKTRGGEKLLDEMFQHPLTDAGEINSRSDIFRYFSENPVDFPFDDIMLDQMEAYVDEEKKRNLLLTFFQTSRKKTAALLLRDEAFDRQLAGIDSTIQVLNTCKGLLALLEKDGKDRNTPWEKWASLVRPIVYDKRLQALIGEKRSFQTIVMLHDLLAGGFSCQLKALITLIYEIDLYTAVAGVATERGFSYARALPKAAHMISMTGVRHPGLDNAVPNDLSFNGESNILFLTGANMAGKSTLMKSTGIVIYLAHMGFPVGVKALQFSVLDGIYSSVNVPDDINKGYSHFYAEVLRVKKVAEEVAAGKSLFIIFDELFKGTNVKDAYDATLVVTEAFTDFADCFFIISTHIFEAGHALNKGGGQIQFQFLPTVMKGNVPQYTYQLQTGITTDRQGMIIIENEGILDML; encoded by the coding sequence ATGAGCTTTATTGCCGACAAGCAAACACTGGACGATCTGTCCCTGTTAGGAAAATATAACCCTCATTCTGTTTTCAGTCTTTTTAATAAGGTAAAAACAAGGGGTGGGGAAAAGTTACTGGACGAGATGTTTCAGCATCCGCTGACCGATGCCGGTGAGATCAACAGCCGTAGTGATATATTCCGCTATTTCAGCGAAAATCCGGTAGACTTCCCTTTTGATGACATCATGTTAGATCAGATGGAAGCCTATGTGGATGAGGAGAAAAAGAGGAATTTGCTGCTCACCTTTTTTCAGACAAGCAGAAAAAAAACAGCTGCCTTATTATTGAGAGATGAGGCTTTTGACCGTCAGCTGGCGGGAATTGATAGCACCATACAAGTGTTAAATACTTGTAAGGGATTGCTGGCCTTGTTAGAAAAAGATGGGAAGGATAGAAATACCCCCTGGGAAAAATGGGCATCTCTGGTACGGCCTATCGTTTATGATAAACGACTACAAGCACTAATTGGGGAAAAACGATCCTTTCAGACGATTGTAATGCTGCATGACCTATTGGCAGGGGGATTCAGTTGCCAATTGAAGGCCTTGATCACACTTATCTATGAAATAGATCTTTATACGGCGGTAGCAGGAGTTGCCACGGAAAGAGGATTTTCGTATGCGCGGGCGCTTCCCAAGGCAGCCCATATGATATCTATGACCGGAGTACGACATCCTGGGCTCGACAATGCGGTACCGAATGATCTTTCTTTCAATGGGGAAAGTAATATCTTATTCCTTACCGGGGCTAACATGGCGGGTAAATCCACGCTGATGAAGTCGACCGGCATCGTAATCTACCTGGCGCATATGGGATTCCCGGTAGGAGTCAAAGCGCTTCAATTCTCGGTATTAGATGGTATCTATTCTTCTGTGAATGTACCCGACGACATCAATAAAGGGTATAGTCACTTCTATGCAGAAGTATTAAGAGTAAAAAAAGTAGCAGAGGAAGTAGCGGCAGGAAAATCACTTTTTATCATTTTTGATGAACTTTTTAAAGGAACGAATGTTAAAGATGCTTACGATGCTACTTTAGTGGTAACGGAAGCATTCACTGATTTTGCTGACTGCTTCTTTATTATCTCTACACATATTTTTGAGGCGGGCCATGCATTAAATAAAGGAGGGGGTCAGATACAGTTCCAATTTCTGCCAACCGTCATGAAGGGCAATGTTCCTCAATATACCTATCAACTGCAGACAGGTATTACTACTGACCGACAAGGGATGATCATCATTGAAAATGAGGGAATACTGGACATGCTTTAG
- a CDS encoding MutS-related protein, with protein sequence MSLMTDKQTLTDLNIFGKGGADGIYAIYNHTFTRGGAELLETLFAHPLSDVRMINARSRIIQSFATKPLPFPYEITWFDAAEQYLENTDERSRLNDQQDNLSRKLNQLIAGDNAYRTIEKGVESLLNILQTTKRFATDIKQQLADIPDNQELTTIDQLLKMEELQALLREPVKQKLPFAKVAEYDKILRFRQRDAIKQLLQQLYLADVYLSVAKVALNRRFSFPLALERELQTVILEDFYHPGLTSPIPNHLNISFSSNVIFLTGANMAGKSTLMKALGIAMYLGQMGFPVPASRMEFSVRDGIYTTINLPDNLSKGTSHFYAEVLRIKNIAKALSRDKYLFVIFDELFRGTNVKDAYEATIAVTSAIARRKNCMFVVSTHIIEAGDVLKEQCKNINFVYLPTLMEGNKPVYTHKLTSGITADRHGMIIIKNEGILDILSRKKPIKKTT encoded by the coding sequence ATGAGTTTAATGACTGATAAACAAACGCTGACGGACCTGAACATATTCGGGAAGGGAGGAGCAGACGGCATATATGCGATCTATAACCACACCTTCACCAGGGGAGGCGCTGAGCTATTGGAAACCCTATTCGCCCATCCCCTATCAGATGTCCGCATGATCAATGCGCGTAGCCGTATTATCCAATCTTTCGCGACGAAGCCGTTACCCTTTCCGTACGAGATAACCTGGTTTGATGCGGCAGAGCAGTACCTGGAAAATACCGATGAGCGCAGCCGCCTGAATGACCAACAAGATAATCTGAGCAGAAAACTCAATCAGCTCATTGCGGGAGATAATGCTTACAGGACCATTGAGAAAGGAGTAGAAAGCCTGCTTAATATATTACAAACTACCAAGCGATTTGCCACAGACATTAAGCAGCAGTTAGCAGACATTCCTGACAATCAGGAGCTGACCACGATTGATCAGCTCCTGAAAATGGAGGAGCTACAGGCATTGTTGCGGGAGCCTGTCAAACAAAAATTACCTTTTGCCAAAGTTGCGGAATATGATAAAATACTGCGCTTCCGGCAGAGGGATGCTATAAAACAATTGCTGCAGCAACTTTACCTGGCGGATGTTTATTTATCTGTTGCCAAGGTCGCTTTAAACCGCAGGTTCTCCTTTCCGCTGGCACTGGAGCGGGAGTTACAAACAGTTATACTGGAAGATTTTTATCATCCCGGGTTAACGTCGCCTATACCGAATCACCTGAATATTTCGTTTTCCAGCAATGTGATCTTCCTTACAGGTGCTAACATGGCGGGGAAGTCTACACTGATGAAAGCATTGGGCATTGCGATGTACCTGGGTCAAATGGGATTTCCGGTGCCGGCATCCAGGATGGAATTTTCTGTGAGGGACGGTATTTATACCACGATTAATCTGCCAGACAATCTAAGTAAAGGCACCAGTCATTTTTATGCAGAAGTGCTGCGGATCAAAAATATTGCGAAAGCGTTAAGTCGTGACAAATACCTGTTTGTGATTTTTGATGAATTATTCCGGGGCACCAATGTAAAAGACGCCTATGAGGCGACCATAGCGGTCACCAGTGCTATTGCACGCCGGAAGAACTGTATGTTCGTCGTCTCTACGCACATTATTGAAGCCGGAGACGTACTGAAAGAGCAATGTAAGAATATCAACTTTGTATACCTGCCCACACTAATGGAAGGTAATAAACCCGTTTATACGCATAAGCTGACCTCCGGTATTACAGCCGACAGGCACGGTATGATAATTATTAAAAACGAAGGTATACTTGATATATTGAGCAGGAAAAAACCAATAAAGAAGACAACATGA